Genomic segment of Nitrospirota bacterium:
CATGCACTTTCATGCTTGGCATGATGAGCCTCCCGCAATGGCGGGCACAATCGAGACTTCGTCGCCATCTTTGAGCGAGGTCTCTTTGCCCTTGAGGAATCGGATGTCTTCCTCGTTGACGTAAATGTTTACGAAACGGCGAAGCTCACCCGTGTCGTCGCAGAGACGATCCTTGATCCCAGGATGCGCGGTGTTCAAGGTGTCGATCATCTCAGTGATACTCGTCGCCTGTGCGTCGACCTCGCCCTGTCCCTTCGTGAGGGGACGGAGTGGAGTTGGAATGCGAACTTTAATCATGCGTCACCACCACCGTTCTTTCCCATCTTAAAGGTTTTCTCGAAACTTGCGAGACTCGGCTGAATGCGGTGAGGCTTGCCGACCGCATCGATCACCGCTTCCTGCGTCTTCAAGCCGTTGCCGGTGATATAGGCGACTGTTACGTCGCCCTTCTTGATCGTGCCTTGTTTCACCAGCTTTTGGAGCACACCGATCGTCACGCCGCCGGCCGTTTCTGCGAAGATGCCTTCCGTCTGCGCCAGTAGTTTGATGCCTTCCACCACTTCGTCGTCCGACACCATGTCCATGGAGCCCTTGCTCTCGGCCGTCGCCTTGAGGGCGTAGTACCCGTCTGCGGGGTTGCCGATGGCCAGGGACTTGGCGATGGTTTTCGGCTTTACCGGTTTGAAGAAATCCCGTCCCGCCTTGAACGCCGTCGAAATAGGGGAGCAACCTTCGGCTTGCGCGCCGTTGATCTTGGTGCGCACGTCGTCGACGAGTCCCAAGGTTTTCATTTCATGGAGGCCCTTCCAGATCTTGGTCAGGAGCGAGCCTGAGGCCATCGGGATGACCACTTGGTCCGGCGTGCGCCAGCCGAGTTGTTCCACCGTTTCATAGGCGAGCGTCTTCGAGCCTTCCGCATAGTAAGGCCGCACGTTGATATTCACAAAGGCCCAGGCATATTCACCGGCAATTTCGCTGCAGAGACGGTTGACGTCGTCGTAATTGCCTTCGACCTCGACCACGTTGGGTTTATAGATCAAATTGCCCAGGACCTTCGCGGCTTCTAAATCGCCGGGAATGAACACGTAGGCGCGCATGCCAGCGGCAGCCGCATGGGCGGCGACGGAATTCGCCAGATTGCCGGTCGAGGCACAGGCGATGGTTTCAAATCCCAATTCGCGAGCCCTGGTGATGGCGACCGCGACCACGCGATCTTTGAACGAGAGCGTCGGATGATTCACCGTATCGTTCTTAATATAGAGCTCGTCCAATCCGAGGTAGGCGCCAAGGTTCTTGGCGCGCACCAGCGGGGTCATTCCGGCATGCGGGCCGAGGAAGGTCGGCCCTTCCACCGGCAGCAAATCGGCGTATCGCCAGATGCTCAGTGGTCCGTCCTGGATCTTCTTGCGGGAAATGTTCTTTTTGATCTCCTCGTAGTTGTACTTCACTTCGAGGGGACCGAAGCACATCTCGCAGACGTGAATCGCTTTGGTCGGATATTCTTTTCCGCACTCGCGGCAGACTAGCGCTTTCATTTTGGTCATGGTGACTCCACCTCGCTGCGTCAATGGTTACGGCCGGACGGCACAGCCGGCAAAAGGATCGCCGTCGTCGAACAATTCGGTAATCGTCGGGTGCGCACCACAGAGGGCGCAATCGGGATTTCGCTTTATCTTAATCTCTCGGAACTGGGTCTTGCGTGCATCGAAGTCCAGGAATCGGTTCGTCAACGGCTGTCCGATGCCTAAGACCAGTTTCAACGCTTCCGTTGCCTGGATCGTGCCGATGATCCCGGCCAATACGCCGATCACGCCCGCTTCCTGGCAGGAGGCGACCAGCCCGGCCGGCGGCGGCGTCTTGAACACGCAACGATAACAGGCTGACTGCTTCGGCACAATGGTCGTCACCCGTCCATCGAAGCGGAGGATGCCGCCGTGGACCAACGGTTTCCCGGCAAAGAAGCAGGCGTCGTTGATCAGAAACTTGGCGGTAAAGTTATCGACCCCGTCGATCACGACGTCGTACTCGCTGATGATCTTTAACGCATTGCCCGCGGTGAGCCGCTCTTCGTACATCGAGACCTGGACGTCGGGATTTAAGCCTTGAATTTTTTCCTTGCCCGAGAGGACTTTCGGGCGGCCCACATCCGACGTGTGATGGAGAATCTGACGTTGCAAGTTGGTCAGATCTACCACGTCGCTATCGATGAGTCCGATCGTGCCGACTCCGGCCGCGGCCAAATAGAGGGCAACGGGCGACCCCAGGCCTCCCGCGCCGACCAGGAGAATCTTGGCCTTGGCGATCTTCTTCTGCCCCTTGCCACCGACCTCCGGTAGCAGGATATGGCGGCTGTAGCGGCTTATCTGATCTTCAGTAAATTCCATGATGTTCAGTTGGTGAATCTAAAAGGATGCTCAAAATGGTTTTCCAGCGAGGCCGCAGGCGAGAGAAAACCGGAGGCGTACCCTCGGGGGTACGTTGAGGATTTTCTTGAGCCGAGAACGAAGGTGGAAGCCATTTTCAGCGTCCTTAAATATTAAAGTACTTCTCGATGCTGATATACCGTTCTCCGGTATCGCAGAGGATCGTGACCACGTTCTTGCCCGGTCCCAATTCCTGGGCGACTTTCTGTGCGGCGAACACATTGGCTCCCGCGGAGATTCCCACCAGGAGACCTTCTTTCTTCGAAAGCTGCTTGGCCGTTTGATAGGCTTCGTCGTCGGTCACGGTCATCACCCGATCGATGATGGCCCGGTTCAACACTTTCGGGATGAATCCTGCGCCGATACCTTGAATCTTATGCGGCCCCGGTTCTCCGCCCGACAAGACCGGCGACCCGGCCGGTTCCACGGCGATCACCTTCACGTCGCGATTCCGTTCCTTGAACAGTTCTCCGCATCCGGTAATCGTGCCGCCGGTGCCAACCGCCGCGACGAAGGCATCGATCTTTCCTTCGAGCGCATCCAGAATCTCGAGCGCGGTGGTCTTCTTATGCATCGCCGGATTCGCCGGATTGGAAAACTGATCCGGCATATAGTACGACGGATTTTGCGCGATGATACTTTCCGCCTCGCGGATCGAGCCCTTCATCCCTTCCCAGGCCGGCGTCAAGACGAGCTGTGCGCCGTAGGAGGACAAAAGACTGGCCCGCTCCATGCTCATGCTCTCCGGCATGACGAGAATCAACTTATACCCACGGACCGCGGCGACCAATGCCAGTCCGATCCCGGTGTTTCCACTCGTGGGCTCGACGATCGTGCCGCCGGGCTTCAAATGACCCAGGCGTTCCGCCTCGTTGATCATGTTGAGACAGATCCGGTCCTTGATGCTCCCGCCAGGATTAAAGAACTCGACCTTTCCGTAGATCGTCGCTCCGCCAGCAGGGGAGAGCCGGTTCAGACGGACAAGGGGAGTCCGCCCGATGAGTTCGGTAATATCCTTGTGCAGCGGCATCGTCACCGGCCACCTCCCATATAGAACAAGAACTCGACTCGGTCGCCCTCGTTCAGGCTGGTGGTGGCGAGAAGATTCCGGTCTAACACAGCGTCGTTGACTTCGACCGCAACCATTTGCGGTTCGATTTTTTTGGTCTGGAGAAGGTCGAGGACCGTTCCTCCTGAAATCTCTTCTGGCTTGCCATTGATTTTGACCTGCATGAAGACTCCTAATATGGCCCAGAGATTAAACAATTTCAACACGTTATCAAACGGACTTTGCCGTTGTCAAGGCAACGAAATGGGCCGGTTGGTGGCTTGACTTTGTTTGTGATCCGCCGCCACTATGCCATCTTTTGGAGGCGTGATTGCATGTGGAAACGCAATTTCATGTTCCGGTCCGCTGAGGCCATTCCGCTCAAAGAATCCGAAAACGAGCTGTTTCACGATACCGATCCCGCCATGGATAGCGCCGGACTCGAGTTAGAGAAGTTTTTATCCGTGTGGATTCAAGGCGAGGGGGAAGACGAAAAGCCGACGATCTTTACGAACATGTATGTCCGCACGGCCACGTTGGATTTTCAGAAGCGGGTCGGATTTCTCCAACCCCTCCAAGGCCGCACACACCAGATCAAACAGTTGCTCACGCCGGGCCAAAAGCAGTTTCTGCAGCAATGGCTCTCTACCACGGCGCCCGAGGCCTGGGAGGCCACGGACGAACATTTCAAAATGTTGTTTGAGCTCGACTAACTGGGAGCCTGCAATTGTCATCTATGAGCGCAGGCCTTGCCCACTCCATCATCCGGTCGCTGGCTCTCGTCGCCCTGCTGCTCACGGTTCCGGTCGGGGCCGGCTGGGCGGCCACGGTGGAGGTCTACTATGCACCGGACGATGCGCCACTCGATCGCCTGACGGCGCTCTACGGACAGGCCAAACGTTATCTCTACGTGGCGGTCTATGGGCTGACCACCCCTCGCGCCGTGGAGGCGATGGTCGCGGCGAAGAAGCGGGGCGTCGATGTGCGATTGATCACCGACCGGCAGCGCACCGAGGACGTCAAGCAGCGCGCGGCGCTGCATACGTTGCATCTGGCCGACATTCCTATTCTGGTCAACGAGCACGACGGGTTGATGCATCTGAAGCAGGCCGTGATCGACGATGAGGTGAACGCCTCCGGCTCGATGAACCATACGACCAGCGGCAACCGTTATAACGATGAGCGGCTCGATATCATCACCGATCGTGCGATCTCCGTAAAAGCCAGGGAGAAATTCCTGATGATGTGGAACGATCACACGAGGTATCGGGCCTGGGACGCCCACTGAGACCATGGCAGACTCGACTGAACAGACCGATGTGGCGGTGGTAGGAGCTGGGGGCGGTGGAGCGGTCCTCGCCCTGGCGTTGGCGAAGCAGGGGATCAGTACCGTCGTGCTGGATCAGGCTGCCGGTCCACCCCAGGGATTGCGGGGAGAAATTCTCCAACCCAATGGACAACATGTGCTCGATCGCCTGGGCGTCCTGCAATCCTTACCGGCCAACGCCACGCGATCCGTGCGGCACTTTCATTTCTGCCGGGCCGGAGGCAAGCGCCTCTGTAGCATCGATTACAACGACCTGCCAGAGCCGTACAATCGCGCCATCGTCACCCTGCCGAACGTGGCCCATCATGCCATCGTTGCAGCGGTGCAGCAGCAGCAGAGCGCGACCCTTCGTTATGGCACCTCCTTCGTCGGACTCTTGCGCGAGGGAAACAAGGTGGTGGGATTGACCACGCAAGGGCCGGAAGGCACGAGCACGATCCGCGCCAAGATCGTCGTCGGCGCCGATGGGGCCTTTTCCAAGGTGCGCGAGGCCTTGCAGATTCCCGCCGACCTGCATCGCTATCCCGACGGCTATCTGATTGCGATTCTCGAATCGGAGGAGCCGATCTCCGAATCGTTTTACTACGTTGGGCACAAGACCATTTTGGGTCTCTTTCCTGCGACAGGGAACAAAGTCTATTTGTTCTACATGATCCCGAGCGGCTCAATGGAGGCCGTGATGCAGCGGGGCCTTCCTTCCTTGCAGCAGGCCTGGAGCCAGATCGCGCCGCAGTTCACCGGACTGTTCAAGCGTCTGAACGATTGGAGCCAGACCGCCTACATGCCGACCGGGCGGGTACGCACGCCGACCTGGGTAGCGGATGGGGCAGTCCTGATCGGCGATGCCGCCCATGCGATGAATCCCCATGCCTCGCAGGGACGGATGCAGGCGATGGTCGATGCCATGGCCCTGTCCGATCTCTTGCCTGGCTGTTTGGCCGACAAGGACTATTCAGCCGCCAGGCTGAAAGAGTTTGAACGGATCAGGCGGCCGCATGTCACGATGTTGCAGCAGTTGGCCGATCAGCAAGTGTTCTATTGGAATACGGGCAATCCGGTCGTGGCTTTCCTGCGCGATCGTGTGTTTCAGACCTTGGATCGGAACGAACGGCTGCGGTATCAGGTCCTCTCGACCACAGCGGGCTTGCGGACGACTGCGCCCTTCGATCTGATCGACCGCGTGATCGCCGCGGGGTTTCTTCCCGATTTTCGCGCGAATGGACAATCTCCACATCCGAAGTCTTCATGAGGAATAGGGCATGACTGAACGTGTGATCGAAGGATTGTCGGACGAAACCCAGCAGCTGCTGCAGACCTACGTGAAGGAGGTCAAAGGCTGCTTCGGGGACCAGTTGGAAGGCATGCTGCTCTATGGCAGCGCCGTCCGTGGTGAATTTCTTCCGGGGCGTTCCAATCTGAATATCCTGCTGCTCGTGTCGTCGTACGACAGCGCCGTGCTCAAGAAGTACAGCGCCTTGCACCGTCAATGGAGCAAGGAACAGATCGTGGTCCCTCTCTTTCTCACGGAAGAGGAGCTGCACCAGTCGGCTGCGGTCTTCCCGCTCGAGTTTCTGGAAATCCAGGAGCACCATCGCGTATTGGGCGGGCGCGATCCCTTCATCGGTTTTCACGTGAAGGCCGATCGGCTGCGAGAGGCCGTCGTTCAGGGCATGACGAGTAATCTATTCCGGCTGCGTCAGCGC
This window contains:
- a CDS encoding MoaD/ThiS family protein, which produces MIKVRIPTPLRPLTKGQGEVDAQATSITEMIDTLNTAHPGIKDRLCDDTGELRRFVNIYVNEEDIRFLKGKETSLKDGDEVSIVPAIAGGSSCQA
- the thrC gene encoding threonine synthase, producing MTKMKALVCRECGKEYPTKAIHVCEMCFGPLEVKYNYEEIKKNISRKKIQDGPLSIWRYADLLPVEGPTFLGPHAGMTPLVRAKNLGAYLGLDELYIKNDTVNHPTLSFKDRVVAVAITRARELGFETIACASTGNLANSVAAHAAAAGMRAYVFIPGDLEAAKVLGNLIYKPNVVEVEGNYDDVNRLCSEIAGEYAWAFVNINVRPYYAEGSKTLAYETVEQLGWRTPDQVVIPMASGSLLTKIWKGLHEMKTLGLVDDVRTKINGAQAEGCSPISTAFKAGRDFFKPVKPKTIAKSLAIGNPADGYYALKATAESKGSMDMVSDDEVVEGIKLLAQTEGIFAETAGGVTIGVLQKLVKQGTIKKGDVTVAYITGNGLKTQEAVIDAVGKPHRIQPSLASFEKTFKMGKNGGGDA
- the moeB gene encoding molybdopterin-synthase adenylyltransferase MoeB, with the translated sequence MEFTEDQISRYSRHILLPEVGGKGQKKIAKAKILLVGAGGLGSPVALYLAAAGVGTIGLIDSDVVDLTNLQRQILHHTSDVGRPKVLSGKEKIQGLNPDVQVSMYEERLTAGNALKIISEYDVVIDGVDNFTAKFLINDACFFAGKPLVHGGILRFDGRVTTIVPKQSACYRCVFKTPPPAGLVASCQEAGVIGVLAGIIGTIQATEALKLVLGIGQPLTNRFLDFDARKTQFREIKIKRNPDCALCGAHPTITELFDDGDPFAGCAVRP
- the cysK gene encoding cysteine synthase A, whose amino-acid sequence is MPLHKDITELIGRTPLVRLNRLSPAGGATIYGKVEFFNPGGSIKDRICLNMINEAERLGHLKPGGTIVEPTSGNTGIGLALVAAVRGYKLILVMPESMSMERASLLSSYGAQLVLTPAWEGMKGSIREAESIIAQNPSYYMPDQFSNPANPAMHKKTTALEILDALEGKIDAFVAAVGTGGTITGCGELFKERNRDVKVIAVEPAGSPVLSGGEPGPHKIQGIGAGFIPKVLNRAIIDRVMTVTDDEAYQTAKQLSKKEGLLVGISAGANVFAAQKVAQELGPGKNVVTILCDTGERYISIEKYFNI
- the thiS gene encoding sulfur carrier protein ThiS, producing MQVKINGKPEEISGGTVLDLLQTKKIEPQMVAVEVNDAVLDRNLLATTSLNEGDRVEFLFYMGGGR
- a CDS encoding phospholipase D-like domain-containing protein, translating into MSAGLAHSIIRSLALVALLLTVPVGAGWAATVEVYYAPDDAPLDRLTALYGQAKRYLYVAVYGLTTPRAVEAMVAAKKRGVDVRLITDRQRTEDVKQRAALHTLHLADIPILVNEHDGLMHLKQAVIDDEVNASGSMNHTTSGNRYNDERLDIITDRAISVKAREKFLMMWNDHTRYRAWDAH
- a CDS encoding FAD-dependent monooxygenase, with protein sequence MADSTEQTDVAVVGAGGGGAVLALALAKQGISTVVLDQAAGPPQGLRGEILQPNGQHVLDRLGVLQSLPANATRSVRHFHFCRAGGKRLCSIDYNDLPEPYNRAIVTLPNVAHHAIVAAVQQQQSATLRYGTSFVGLLREGNKVVGLTTQGPEGTSTIRAKIVVGADGAFSKVREALQIPADLHRYPDGYLIAILESEEPISESFYYVGHKTILGLFPATGNKVYLFYMIPSGSMEAVMQRGLPSLQQAWSQIAPQFTGLFKRLNDWSQTAYMPTGRVRTPTWVADGAVLIGDAAHAMNPHASQGRMQAMVDAMALSDLLPGCLADKDYSAARLKEFERIRRPHVTMLQQLADQQVFYWNTGNPVVAFLRDRVFQTLDRNERLRYQVLSTTAGLRTTAPFDLIDRVIAAGFLPDFRANGQSPHPKSS